In Centropristis striata isolate RG_2023a ecotype Rhode Island chromosome 5, C.striata_1.0, whole genome shotgun sequence, a single genomic region encodes these proteins:
- the LOC131972165 gene encoding uncharacterized protein LOC131972165 isoform X1, with protein sequence MSETEEQLAALREQLRALQVENGLLKEVASNSYASSAPASAPRIDRTVYVPRERRCPKFYGDQDQPDSIGLEDWVEEVEACLEGRQFSNREKAIFLLDHLGGEPRSEIKHRPRREREDPQKIIDILQLLYGGKKPLVVLQQRFYERRQQEGESLRQFSHALMSLMNAVLDNDPDAVPNSEVALRDQFVERVRDATLRHHLREVVRGKPGMSLIEIREEAIRWGEDFDKGSNFHSSQCNVTRADITATSVQEPKQSPEVLAIAELIKNQQTQISSLTQQFQSLQSMFEQTTAKFRKEQKCLRCNKPGHIARYCRQPMPTTLRMNPNPSVQTVQVEHPVTEPTFVSHQVTDLTEHDSNPVSPELLKQLVGPCTVVQLTMNGINVPSLLDTGSNVTTLTKSFFLSQFHSDQPKINTCKWLNLSAANGFAIPYLGYVEVDVTVLGQVLRDCGVLIVEDPPSFTSLQKQKEKVPGLLGMNIISQLYTDLYEEYGSAMFSIPQVTQAAPGWREALQMCHVMETEQSDEGLGKLRVHAENPVQIPAGTTVMIPATGPKGKQYNSLTLLLEPDNSATHISAGLLVSTALATIKDGLAYVPVTNVNSEVAYLQPRTPLGLLHSVHVVEANSPTIVFNEETDAQGKVTVMCSQASVSPSQGLDLQSVDLSNLSHQEQLKAKDLLGKYRDVFSTGDSDLGCTTLIEHNIPLTDDIPTKQRYRRIPPSQFEIVKAHIKQLLQAQVIRESCSPYAAPLVLVQKKDGSLRMCVDYRQLNAKTRRDAYPLPRIEESLDALTGAKWFSTLDLASGYNQVPVAEADKHKTAFCTPFGLFEFNRMAFGLCNAPSTFQRLMERIFGDQSLQSLLLYLDDVVVFSTSVDQHLQRLELVLHRLRKENLKVKLSKCCFFQKRVKYLGHVVSEDGVATDPDKVAAVAQWKCPENVKELKSFLGFASYYRRFVPGFSQVASPLNSLAAKLTSKDKRVKNSIKPHWTETCHAAFQTLKQKLITAPVLAYADFNKPFILDVDASHDGLGAVLSQEWEGRVRPIAFASRSLRRTERNMQNYSSMKLEFLALKWAVAEKFREYLVGQKCTVYTDNNPLSHLQTAKLGAVEQRWASELASFDLDIKYKPGRTNTNADALSRQNANLEHILTLAPTSALSEELRRAAQKQHGVLTSPNCVSQAVMASSGENAANLAVLQAEDPLIRDFRFFWDRRQQPNKDERKKASPMLLKLLKQWGRVIEKDGILFRQVESPEGGPAWNQLLLPQKLQGDVLLSLHDNHGHQGVERTTDLIRRRCYWPGMNKTIEEYCRACERCTLAKDVHTPPRSFMGHLTASKPNDILAIDFTVLEPASDGRENILIMTDVFSKYVQAIPTRNQTAVAVAEALVKHWFYVFGVPRQIHSDQGRCFEGKVVQELCRIYNITKTRTTPYRPQGNCQCERFNRTLHDLLRTLPQEKKRQWTVHLPQVIFAYNTTKHQSTGYSPHMLMFGQEPRLPIDCVLSVTGQPESLTADEWTTDHHNNLACIYLGARQRLQAAADRRAKQHNNKVKADTLQPGQLVYCRDHSHRGRHKIQDHWSSVPYKIVRCPQNGGPVYTISPAEAEGPLKQIHRSELRPAAGKLFDLSINDPGLPEDLLMGNDYDDTSQPPFVVECSWRSVTDVGEQDDTPPPQPDVVERPGAEQEGSRRPRRTTAGQHRNPHHLPRSTTTQVNQVIAPWQGFHRPWL encoded by the coding sequence ATGAGTGAAACTGAGGAACAATTAGCAGCCCTGCGTGAGCAGCTCAGAGCCCTTCAAGTTGAAAATGGACTTTTAAAAGAAGTTGCCAGTAACTCATACGCCTCTAGTGCCCCTGCTTCTGCCCCCAGAATTGACAGAACTGTTTATGTCCCACGTGAAAGGAGGTGCCCAAAGTTTTATGGTGATCAAGACCAACCTGATAGCATTGGCTTGGAGGATTGGGTGGAGGAAGTTGAAGCCTGTCTGGAAGGGCGCCAATTCTCTAACAGAGAAAAAGCTATTTTCCTCCTTGATCATCTGGGAGGTGAACCACGGAGTGAGATCAAGCACAGACCACGTAGAGAAAGAGAGGATCCTCAAAAGATCATTGACATTTTACAATTACTGTATGGTGGTAAAAAGCCCTTGGTTGTACTGCAGCAAAGGTTCTATGAACGTAGACAGCAGGAGGGGGAGTCACTGAGAcagttttctcatgcattaatgTCATTAATGAATGCTGTTCTTGATAACGATCCAGATGCAGTTCCGAACTCAGAGGTGGCCCTGAGAGACCAGTTTGTGGAACGCGTCCGGGATGCAACGTTACGGCACCACCTGCGGGAAGTGGTGAGAGGTAAACCCGGAATGTCACTGATCGAAATCCGAGAAGAAGCTATCAGATGGGGTGAGGATTTTGATAAAGGGAGCAATTTCCATTCCTCCCAGTGCAATGTTACACGAGCTGACATAACTGCCACATCAGTGCAAGAGCCAAAACAGTCTCCAGAGGTTCTGGCCATCGCAGAACTAATAAAGAATCAACAGACTCAAATTTCCTCTTTAACACAACAGTTTCAGTCCCTGCAGTCAATGTTTGAGCAGACCACAGCCAAATTCAGAAAGGAACAAAAGTGCCTACGTTGTAATAAACCAGGTCACATTGCTCGATATTGTCGCCAGCCCATGCCCACGACTTTGAGAATGAATCCTAACCCGAGTGTCCAGACAGTGCAAGTGGAGCACCCAGTGACGGAGCCAACTTTTGTCTCTCACCAGGTAACAGATTTAACTGAGCATGACTCTAACCCAGTCTCTCCAGAACTCTTAAAACAGTTGGTGGGTCCATGCACTGTAGTGCAGCTGACTATGAATGGGATCAATGTCCCTTCATTACTGGACACTGGTTCAAATGTTACCACACTGACAAAGAGTTTTTTCCTGTCACAGTTTCATTCAGACCAGCCTAAAATTAACACCTGCAAGTGGCTAAACCTCTCTGCTGCCAATGGGTTTGCCATCCCATATTTGGGGTATGTAGAGGTGGACGTCACTGTCTTAGGTCAAGTGCTTCGTGATTGTGGTGTTCTAATTGTTGAAGACCCACCCAGTTTCACGTCATTACAGAAACAGAAGGAAAAAGTGCCTGGGCTGTTGGGAATGAACATCATAAGTCAACTGTATACTGACCTTTATGAGGAATATGGTTCGGCCATGTTCTCTATCCCTCAGGTTACACAGGCCGCACCTGGTTGGAGAGAAGCACTACAAATGTGTCATGTGATGGAGACTGAGCAGAGTGATGAAGGACTCGGTAAACTACGAGTGCATGCTGAGAATCCTGTCCAGATCCCTGCAGGTACCACAGTGATGATTCCAGCCACAGGTCCAAAAGGTAAACAGTACAACTCACTCACACTCCTTTTGGAACCGGATAACAGTGCAACCCACATTTCTGCAGGCCTACTGGTGTCCACAGCTCTAGCCACAATAAAAGATGGACTGGCCTACGTTCCAGTTACGAACGTGAATAGTGAAGTAGCCTACCTTCAGCCACGAACCCCATTAGGTTTGCTGCATTCAGTCCATGTAGTGGAGGCTAATAGTCCCACAATTGTGTTTAATGAGGAGACTGATGCTCAAGGCAAAGTAACTGTAATGTGCTCCCAAGCCTCTGTTAGCCCTTCTCAGGGTTTAGATCTACAGTCAGTTGATTTGTCTAATTTGAGCCACCAGGAGCAACTGAAAGCAAAAGATTTGCTTGGAAAGTACAGGGATGTATTTTCGACAGGGGATAGTGACCTGGGCTGTACAACACTCATTGAACATAATATTCCACTCACAGATGACATTCCAACTAAACAACGTTACCGTCGTATCCCTCCATCTCAATTTGAAATAGTCAAAGCTCACATTAAACAGCTACTACAGGCCCAAGTCATAAGAGAGAGTTGCAGTCCCTATGCTGCACCCTTGGTTTTAGTTCAGAAAAAGGACGGCTCCCTGAGGATGTGTGTAGACTACAGGCAACTCAATGCAAAGACGAGAAGGGATGCCTATCCATTGCCTAGAATCGAAGAATCATTAGACGCACTGACTGGTGCTAAATGGTTCTCTACACTAGACCTGGCCAGTGGATACAATCAGGTCCCTGTAGCTGAAGCAGATAAGCATAAAACAGCTTTTTGTACACCATTCGGCCTGTTTGAATTCAATCGAATGGCTTTTGGGTTGTGTAATGCACCCAGTACTTTCCAAAGATTAATGGAAAGGATATTTGGAGATCAAAGTTTGCAGTCTCTGCTTCTGTATTTGGATGATGTAGTAGTCTTTTCAACCTCTGTGGACCAACATTTGCAGAGATTGGAGCTGGTGTTACATCGTCTGCGAAAAGAGAACTTAAAGGTCAAGTTGAGCAAGTGTTGCTTCTTCCAAAAACGAGTCAAGTACCTGGGCCATGTGGTGTCTGAGGATGGGGTGGCCACCGATCCAGATAAGGTCGCTGCAGTAGCCCAGTGGAAATGCCCAGAGAATGTCAAAGAGCTAAAATCATTCCTTGGCTTTGCCAGCTATTATCGGCGATTTGTCCCTGGTTTTTCTCAAGTTGCCTCCCCATTAAACTCTTTGGCTGCAAAACTGACTAGTAAAGATAAGAGAGTCAAAAATTCAATCAAACCTCACTGGACCGAGACATGTCACGCAGCCTTCCAGACACTCAAACAGAAACTCATCACAGCCCCAGTGCTAGCTTATGCAGATTTTAATAAACCATTTATCCTGGACGTAGATGCTAGCCATGATGGGTTGGGGGCAGTCCTGTCGCAAGAGTGGGAGGGCAGAGTTCGACCCATTGCTTTCGCCAGCCGCAGTCTGAGAAGAACTGAaagaaatatgcaaaattatAGTTCCATGAAATTGGAATTTTTAGCCCTGAAATGGGCTGTTGCAGAAAAATTCAGAGAATACTTGGTGGGCCAAAAATGTACAGTTTACACTGACAACAATCCTCTAAGCCATCTCCAGACAGCCAAATTGGGAGCAGTTGAACAAAGGTGGGCCTCAGAATTGGCAAGCTTCGACTTAGACATCAAATACAAACCAGGAAGAACGAACACAAATGCAGATGCTTTGTCCAGGCAAAATGCAAATCTGGAGCATATACTAACCCTTGCTCCCACATCTGCCCTTTCAGAGGAACTGAGGCGTGCAGCACAAAAGCAGCATGGTGTACTGACTTCTCCAAATTGTGTATCACAGGCTGTAATGGCGTCTTCTGGGGAGAATGCAGCTAACCTGGCGGTGTTGCAGGCAGAAGACCCACTGATCCGGGACTTTCGCTTCTTCTGGGACAGACGGCAACAACCAAATAAGGATGAGAGGAAGAAGGCGTCACCCATGCTCCTGAAGCTCTTGAAGCAATGGGGTCGGGTAATTGAAAAAGATGGTATTCTTTTTCGACAGGTGGAGTCACCAGAAGGGGGACCAGCATGGAATCAGTTACTATTGCCACAAAAACTGCAGGGGGATGTCCTCCTTAGCCTCCATGACAACCATGGACACCAAGGTGTGGAACGGACAACAGATCTCATTAGGAGGAGATGCTACTGGCCAGGTATGAATAAAACAATAGAGGAGTACTGCAGAGCTTGTGAACGCTGTACATTGGCCAAAGATGTTCATACTCCACCACGGAGCTTCATGGGCCACCTGACAGCCTCTAAGCCTAATGACATTCTGGCTATAGATTTTACTGTTCTAGAGCCTGCATCTGATGGGCGAGAAAACATCTTAATCATGACAGACGTGTTTTCAAAATATGTACAGGCCATTCCAACTAGAAACCAAACAGCGGTAGCAGTAGCTGAGGCTTTGGTTAAACACTGGTTCTATGTTTTTGGAGTCCCTCGCCAAATACACTCTGACCAAGGACGATGTTTTGAGGGTAAAGTAGTACAAGAGTTGTGTCGTATTTACAATATCACAAAAACTAGGACGACACCATACAGACCTCAAGGTAATTGCCAATGTGAACGGTTTAACAGAACCCTCCATGACCTGCTCCGGACACTGCCACAGGAAAAGAAAAGGCAGTGGACTGTGCATCTGCCTCAAGTAATATTTGCTTATAATACCACAAAACATCAATCCACAGGATATTCACCACATATGTTAATGTTTGGACAGGAACCACGGCTGCCTATTGATTGTGTGTTAAGTGTTACAGGACAGCCGGAGTCACTGACAGCAGATGAGTGGACCACCGACCATCACAACAACTTGGCCTGCATTTACCTGGGAGCGAGGCAGCGGCTCCAAGCAGCCGCTGACCGACGAgccaaacaacacaacaacaaggtCAAAGCAGATACTTTGCAGCCTGGACAGCTAGTCTACTGCCGGGACCACAGCCACAGAGGACGGCACAAGATACAGGACCACTGGAGCTCTGTGCCGTACAAGATTGTGCGGTGTCCACAAAATGGAGGGCCAGTGTACACAATCAGCCCAGCGGAGGCAGAGGGACCCCTGAAACAAATACATCGGTCGGAGCTACGTCCAGCTGCAGGTAAACTGTTTGATTTATCAATAAATGACCCAGGTCTCCCTGAAGATCTACTCATGGGTAATGATTATGATGACACCTCTCAACCACCATTTGTGGTTGAGTGTTCCTGGAGATCTGTAACTGATGTGGGAGAGCAGGATGACACACCCCCACCACAGCCAGATGTTGTGGAGAGGCCCGGTGCAGAACAAGAGGGATCACGGCGTCCTCGTAGGACCACAGCCGGACAGCACCGAAACCCCCATCATCTCCCAAGATCAACCACCACCCAAGTGAATCAAGTTATTGCCCCTTGGCAAGGATTTCACAGGCCTTGGCTTTGA
- the LOC131972165 gene encoding uncharacterized protein LOC131972165 isoform X2, with product MSETEEQLAALREQLRALQVENGLLKEVASNSYASSAPASAPRIDRTVYVPRERRCPKFYGDQDQPDSIGLEDWVEEVEACLEGRQFSNREKAIFLLDHLGGEPRSEIKHRPRREREDPQKIIDILQLLYGGKKPLVVLQQRFYERRQQEGESLRQFSHALMSLMNAVLDNDPDAVPNSEVALRDQFVERVRDATLRHHLREVVRGKPGMSLIEIREEAIRWGEDFDKGSNFHSSQCNVTRADITATSVQEPKQSPEVLAIAELIKNQQTQISSLTQQFQSLQSMFEQTTAKFRKEQKCLRCNKPGHIARYCRQPMPTTLRMNPNPSVQTVQVEHPVTEPTFVSHQVTDLTEHDSNPVSPELLKQLVGPCTVVQLTMNGINVPSLLDTGSNVTTLTKSFFLSQFHSDQPKINTCKWLNLSAANGFAIPYLGYVEVDVTVLGQVLRDCGVLIVEDPPSFTSLQKQKEKVPGLLGMNIISQLYTDLYEEYGSAMFSIPQVTQAAPGWREALQMCHVMETEQSDEGLGKLRVHAENPVQIPAGTTVMIPATGPKGCNGVFWGECS from the exons ATGAGTGAAACTGAGGAACAATTAGCAGCCCTGCGTGAGCAGCTCAGAGCCCTTCAAGTTGAAAATGGACTTTTAAAAGAAGTTGCCAGTAACTCATACGCCTCTAGTGCCCCTGCTTCTGCCCCCAGAATTGACAGAACTGTTTATGTCCCACGTGAAAGGAGGTGCCCAAAGTTTTATGGTGATCAAGACCAACCTGATAGCATTGGCTTGGAGGATTGGGTGGAGGAAGTTGAAGCCTGTCTGGAAGGGCGCCAATTCTCTAACAGAGAAAAAGCTATTTTCCTCCTTGATCATCTGGGAGGTGAACCACGGAGTGAGATCAAGCACAGACCACGTAGAGAAAGAGAGGATCCTCAAAAGATCATTGACATTTTACAATTACTGTATGGTGGTAAAAAGCCCTTGGTTGTACTGCAGCAAAGGTTCTATGAACGTAGACAGCAGGAGGGGGAGTCACTGAGAcagttttctcatgcattaatgTCATTAATGAATGCTGTTCTTGATAACGATCCAGATGCAGTTCCGAACTCAGAGGTGGCCCTGAGAGACCAGTTTGTGGAACGCGTCCGGGATGCAACGTTACGGCACCACCTGCGGGAAGTGGTGAGAGGTAAACCCGGAATGTCACTGATCGAAATCCGAGAAGAAGCTATCAGATGGGGTGAGGATTTTGATAAAGGGAGCAATTTCCATTCCTCCCAGTGCAATGTTACACGAGCTGACATAACTGCCACATCAGTGCAAGAGCCAAAACAGTCTCCAGAGGTTCTGGCCATCGCAGAACTAATAAAGAATCAACAGACTCAAATTTCCTCTTTAACACAACAGTTTCAGTCCCTGCAGTCAATGTTTGAGCAGACCACAGCCAAATTCAGAAAGGAACAAAAGTGCCTACGTTGTAATAAACCAGGTCACATTGCTCGATATTGTCGCCAGCCCATGCCCACGACTTTGAGAATGAATCCTAACCCGAGTGTCCAGACAGTGCAAGTGGAGCACCCAGTGACGGAGCCAACTTTTGTCTCTCACCAGGTAACAGATTTAACTGAGCATGACTCTAACCCAGTCTCTCCAGAACTCTTAAAACAGTTGGTGGGTCCATGCACTGTAGTGCAGCTGACTATGAATGGGATCAATGTCCCTTCATTACTGGACACTGGTTCAAATGTTACCACACTGACAAAGAGTTTTTTCCTGTCACAGTTTCATTCAGACCAGCCTAAAATTAACACCTGCAAGTGGCTAAACCTCTCTGCTGCCAATGGGTTTGCCATCCCATATTTGGGGTATGTAGAGGTGGACGTCACTGTCTTAGGTCAAGTGCTTCGTGATTGTGGTGTTCTAATTGTTGAAGACCCACCCAGTTTCACGTCATTACAGAAACAGAAGGAAAAAGTGCCTGGGCTGTTGGGAATGAACATCATAAGTCAACTGTATACTGACCTTTATGAGGAATATGGTTCGGCCATGTTCTCTATCCCTCAGGTTACACAGGCCGCACCTGGTTGGAGAGAAGCACTACAAATGTGTCATGTGATGGAGACTGAGCAGAGTGATGAAGGACTCGGTAAACTACGAGTGCATGCTGAGAATCCTGTCCAGATCCCTGCAGGTACCACAGTGATGATTCCAGCCACAGGTCCAAAAG GCTGTAATGGCGTCTTCTGGGGAGAATGCAGCTAA